In one window of Micromonospora cathayae DNA:
- a CDS encoding valine--tRNA ligase — MTERLDARRPDAPELPAQYQPGEVEQRRYEQWVAGGHFRASAESDKPPFTIVIPPPNVTGSLHMGHALDHTVQDALVRRKRMQGFEALWLPGMDHAGIATQNVVERQLAGQGLSRHDLGREKFVERVWQWKAESGGAILGQMRRLGDSVDWDRERFTMDEGLSRAVQTIFKKLYDDGLIYRANRIINWCPRCLTALSDIEVEHTDDDGELVSIRYSDDVVVATTRAETMLGDTAVAVHPDDERYKHLIGTEVELPLTGRRIPIVGDEHVDPSFGTGMVKVTPAHDPNDFEIGQRHGLPSLTIMDERGVITAHGPFQGLDRFEARPAIVAALREQGLIVAEKRPYVHAVGHCSRCRTTVEPRLSLQWFVNTTPLAQAAGDAVRDGRVRIEPAELSKRYFAWVDNMHDWCISRQLWWGHRIPVWYGPDGEVVCVGPDEEPPSSSGDGQGWHQDEDVLDTWFSSGLWPFSTLGWPEQTPDLAKFYPTSVLVTGYDILFFWVARMMMFGLYAMDGRPPFDVVALHGMVRDQHGKKMSKSFGNVVDPLDWIDRYGADATRFTLARGANPGGDVPVSEDWCQGSRNFCNKLWNATRFALLNGAHTSGPLPAAGELSTVDRWILSRLAHVTAEVDAQFEAYEFAKVCDLLYHFAWDDVCDWYVELGKPVLAEGGPAAEVTRRVLGHVLDQLLRLLHPVIPFVTEELWIALTGGTTVMTAAWPVADRTLVDDAAEGEVGTVQRVVTEIRRFRSDQGLRPTQRVAARLDGLAGAGIAAHERLIRSLVRLDAAGDDFQASATLTMPGEVKVALDTRGSIDVAAERARLTKDRAAAEKEVSQARAKLDNPAFVGKAPEPVVNKIRDRLAVAEADLVRIDAALEALPS; from the coding sequence GTGACCGAGAGACTGGATGCCCGACGCCCCGACGCACCCGAACTGCCCGCCCAGTACCAACCGGGTGAGGTAGAGCAGCGACGGTACGAGCAGTGGGTAGCCGGCGGCCACTTCCGGGCGTCGGCCGAGAGTGACAAGCCCCCGTTCACGATCGTGATCCCGCCGCCGAACGTCACCGGTTCGCTGCACATGGGGCACGCGCTCGACCACACCGTCCAGGACGCGCTGGTGCGGCGCAAGCGGATGCAGGGCTTCGAGGCGCTCTGGCTGCCCGGCATGGACCACGCCGGCATCGCCACCCAGAACGTGGTGGAGCGGCAGCTCGCCGGCCAGGGGCTGTCCCGGCACGACCTCGGGCGGGAGAAGTTCGTCGAGCGGGTCTGGCAGTGGAAGGCGGAGTCGGGCGGGGCGATCCTCGGCCAGATGCGCCGGCTCGGCGACTCGGTCGACTGGGACCGCGAGCGCTTCACCATGGACGAGGGCCTCTCCCGCGCCGTCCAGACGATCTTCAAGAAGCTGTACGACGACGGCCTGATCTACCGGGCCAACCGGATCATCAACTGGTGTCCCCGCTGCCTGACCGCCCTCTCCGACATCGAGGTGGAACACACCGACGACGACGGCGAGCTGGTCTCCATCCGGTACAGCGACGACGTGGTGGTCGCCACCACCCGGGCCGAGACGATGCTCGGCGACACCGCGGTGGCGGTGCACCCGGACGACGAGCGGTACAAGCACCTGATCGGCACTGAGGTGGAGCTGCCGCTGACCGGCCGGCGCATCCCGATCGTCGGGGACGAGCACGTCGACCCGTCCTTCGGTACCGGCATGGTCAAGGTGACCCCGGCGCACGACCCGAACGACTTCGAGATCGGCCAGCGGCACGGCCTACCGTCCCTGACGATCATGGACGAGCGCGGGGTGATCACCGCGCACGGCCCGTTCCAGGGCCTGGACCGGTTCGAGGCCCGGCCCGCGATCGTCGCCGCGCTGCGCGAGCAGGGCCTGATCGTGGCGGAGAAGCGGCCGTACGTGCACGCGGTCGGGCACTGCTCGCGCTGCCGGACGACGGTGGAGCCCCGACTGTCGTTGCAGTGGTTCGTCAACACCACCCCGCTGGCCCAGGCGGCCGGCGACGCGGTGCGCGACGGGCGGGTGCGGATCGAGCCGGCCGAGCTGTCGAAGCGGTACTTCGCCTGGGTCGACAACATGCACGACTGGTGCATCTCCCGGCAGCTCTGGTGGGGGCACCGCATCCCGGTCTGGTACGGCCCGGACGGCGAGGTGGTCTGCGTCGGACCTGACGAAGAACCGCCGAGCAGCTCCGGTGACGGTCAGGGCTGGCACCAGGACGAGGACGTGCTGGACACCTGGTTCTCCAGCGGGCTGTGGCCGTTCTCCACGCTGGGCTGGCCGGAACAGACCCCGGACCTGGCGAAGTTCTACCCGACCAGCGTGCTGGTCACCGGGTACGACATCCTCTTCTTCTGGGTCGCCCGGATGATGATGTTCGGCCTGTACGCGATGGACGGCCGGCCCCCGTTCGACGTGGTGGCCCTGCACGGCATGGTCCGTGACCAGCACGGCAAGAAGATGTCCAAGTCGTTCGGGAACGTGGTCGACCCGCTGGACTGGATCGACCGGTACGGTGCCGACGCGACCCGGTTCACCCTGGCCCGGGGCGCCAACCCGGGCGGGGACGTGCCGGTCAGCGAGGACTGGTGCCAGGGCTCCCGGAACTTCTGCAACAAGCTGTGGAACGCCACCCGGTTCGCGCTGCTCAACGGCGCGCACACCAGCGGGCCGCTGCCGGCCGCCGGCGAGCTGTCCACCGTCGACCGGTGGATCCTGTCCCGGCTGGCGCACGTCACCGCGGAGGTGGACGCGCAGTTCGAGGCGTACGAGTTCGCCAAGGTCTGCGACCTGCTGTACCACTTCGCCTGGGACGACGTCTGCGACTGGTACGTGGAGCTGGGCAAGCCGGTGCTCGCCGAGGGCGGCCCGGCGGCCGAGGTGACCCGCCGGGTGCTGGGGCACGTGCTCGACCAGCTGCTGCGGCTGCTGCACCCGGTCATCCCGTTCGTCACCGAGGAGCTGTGGATCGCGCTCACCGGCGGTACGACGGTCATGACGGCGGCCTGGCCGGTCGCCGACCGTACGCTGGTCGACGACGCCGCGGAGGGCGAGGTCGGCACCGTGCAGCGGGTGGTGACCGAGATCCGCCGGTTCCGCTCGGACCAGGGCCTGCGGCCGACCCAGCGGGTCGCCGCCCGGCTCGACGGGCTGGCCGGGGCGGGTATCGCCGCGCACGAGCGGCTGATCCGTTCGCTGGTCCGGTTGGACGCGGCCGGGGACGACTTCCAGGCCAGCGCCACGCTGACCATGCCGGGCGAGGTGAAGGTGGCCCTGGACACCCGGGGGTCGATCGACGTGGCCGCCGAGCGGGCCCGGCTGACCAAGGACCGGGCGGCCGCCGAGAAGGAGGTCAGCCAGGCACGGGCGAAGCTCGACAACCCGGCCTTCGTCGGCAAGGCCCCCGAGCCGGTGGTCAACAAGATCCGGGACCGGCTCGCGGTGGCCGAGGCCGACCTGGTCCGGATCGACGCCGCTCTGGAGGCGCTGCCGTCGTGA